In Mycteria americana isolate JAX WOST 10 ecotype Jacksonville Zoo and Gardens chromosome 5, USCA_MyAme_1.0, whole genome shotgun sequence, one DNA window encodes the following:
- the CCND1 gene encoding G1/S-specific cyclin-D1 isoform X2, whose translation MEHQLLCCEVDTIRRAYLDANLLNDRVLQTMLKAEETCSPSVSYFKCVQKEILPYMRKIVATWMLEVCEEQKCEEEVFPLAMNYLDRFLSFEPLKKSRLQLLGATCMFVASKMKETIPLTAEKLCIYTDNSIRPDELLQMELLLVNKLKWNLAAMTPHDFIEHFLTKMPLAEDTKQIIRKHAQTFVALCATDIKFISNPPSMIAAGSVVAAVQGLHLGNTNTFLSYQCLTHFLSQVIKCDPLPGDAHQ comes from the exons ATGGAACATCAGCTGCTGTGCTGCGAGGTGGACACCATCCGACGAGCCTACCTAGATGCCAACCTCCTCAATGACAGGGTGCTGCAGACAATGCTGAAGGCGGAGGAGACCTGCTCGCCCTCCGTCTCCTACTTCAAGTGCGTGCAGAAAGAAATCTTGCCATATATGAGGAAAATAGTTGCCACTTGGATGTTGGAG GTTTGCGAGGAGCAGAAGTGCGAAGAGGAAGTTTTCCCCTTGGCTATGAATTATTTGGACAGATTTTTGTCGTTTGAACCCCTCAAGAAAAGCCGATTGCAATTGCTCGGAGCTACCTGCATGTTTGTGGCttcaaaaatgaaggaaactatTCCTCTGACCGCAGAAAAACTGTGCATTTATACAGATAACTCCATTAGACCCGACGAATTACTG CAAATGGAGCTGCTTCTGGTGAATAAGCTGAAATGGAATCTGGCTGCAATGACCCCCCACGATTTCATTGAACATTTCCTTACTAAAATGCCTCTGGCAGAGGACACCAAGCAGATCATCCGTAAACATGCTCAGACTTTTGTGGCTCTGTGCGCTACAG atattaaatttatttcaaaccCACCTTCCATGATCGCAGCTGGCAGTGTGGTAGCAGCTGTGCAAGGCCTGCATCTGGGGAACACTAACACTTTCCTCTCCTATCAATGCCTCACACATTTCCTATCACAAGTTATCAAATGTGATCCG CTTCCAGGAGATGCACATCAGTAA